The Brassica napus cultivar Da-Ae chromosome C1, Da-Ae, whole genome shotgun sequence DNA segment ttcaaactttaataaatataactaaaacaAGTAATttggaaaatacatttttctataaaaatatattcacatTTTTCTGTACATAATAGTCTTTTGAATAAATTGTAATTTAAACAAAGTTATAATTCTCTGaaattctagaaaaaaataaaagtaagtagagttaattttaaattaagattttgaaaatattctcttttggagagatattttgaaaatattttaaaaatataattctattccaaataaaaaacatttagaaaatcaCGAATagcaaacaaatataaataaaatttattgttatttattatatacatatttttagtattttaatactaaataaatttaataatttagaaaacatATTCCATGACATATTACACTTGcaaacatatataaatcaatttttaatattttttataagcctatttttaatattttagtataatgataaatctaattattatatgtatatatatactactaattataaaaattagtgtataagaaataaagatgtagataaacacaaaataaataaatgaaattatcttttctttttttcaaaaacgttttctatttattgttttgagataattttataatattaatttgtaatcagataaataatgaattatattttaattatagtttaattaaaattatttattaaaattaatgactcaacctaaaatcatggagaatgtgacaaataagcaaatgtTGTGAAACAATAGATTTAGAGCTGAATGTCTCTGTCtttcattaatgaataagtgttccctttatatagggattacaagataagtaaaaaggaaaatatctaaaacctaaaccaactagGATTATGAAagactactaatacataatatggaaatattacaaataaaggAAATCCTAATCATACAAAGAAAAGGAAACACATGTATGTGgctgcctctctctctcctcaataggccgactctctctcctctctctctcctgcggATGGGCCggtttatggaccgggccggtttatggaccgggccggttatggacatccatcaattgatttataacattcccccttggatgccataaccatacatagattgtaatacgcttaatgttgcctcattaaaccTTATCAtgaaaaacccagtgggacaaaaacatgatgaaagaaaaaaagtacaacacgtactactccccctgatgagaacctcagtggaggtccttcagcctacgcatcccaatctgatgtgtgagcttcctgaatgtaCAGGTCGGAAGTGCCTTAGTGAATAAATCGGCTGAGTTATCACTAGACCGTACTTGGATCACTTTGACCTCTCCGGTCTTTTGCAAATCGtgggtaaagaagaacttaggcaaaaTATGTTTTGTCCTATCCCCTTTGATATAACCAtctttgagctgagcaatgcaagcTGCATTGTCCTCGAAGATAATGGTCGGCTCTTTGCGCTCGACCATCCCACAATCTGATCGGATATGTTGGATCATTGATCTCAACCAAACAACCTTGCGCCTGGCCTTATGAATTGCTAGTATTTCTGAATGATTGGATGATGTGGCcgcgatggtttgtttcatggaacgccatgatatggccgtacctccatgtgtaaaaacatatcatgtctgtgatcgagcttgatgtggatctgatagataaccagcatcagcaaagccaactaaaccatccttattatggttagtataaaacagactcaagtctttcgttccttgtagGTAACAAAGAATATGTTTgatcccgttccagtgcctaaGGGTCGGACAGGAGCTGAACCTGGACAGGAGATTCACGGCAAAGgctatatcaggccgtgtatgAGTTGCCAAATACATCAAAGCTCCAATGGCACTGATGTAAGGCATTTTGGGACCAAGGACATCCtcatcgtccatcttgggacggaagggatcagtgtccaggccgagtgatctcacgaccatgggactgGTCAGAGGATGGCAATCGGCCATATTAAACCTCTTGAGTACTTTCTCTGTGTATGCCTTCTGATGCACAAGGATACCATCACTTAcgtactcaagttgtaatctcaaacagaattttgttttcccgagatctttcatctcaaattctttcttaaggtattcaacGGTTTGGGAAATCTCACCAGAGGTTCTAAGGATgttcagatcatcaacatacacagcTATGATCACGAACCCTTGattttcgaatttctttatgaaaatacatggactgatagggtcaTTTCTATATCCCTCTTTCTCTAGGTACTCACTGAgcctattgtaccacattcgttcggattgtttcagtccataaagAGATTTTTCCAACTTAATACAATGTTGGTCTTgagaactctctttgtttttcaattctaTACCCTCTGGGACTTTCATATAAAtgtcattatccagtggaccataaagATATgtggttacaacatccattaaccgtaAATTCATACCCTCTCTCATGGCCAGACTTATCAAAAATCTTAAGgtcgtagcatccaccacaggggagtatgtctcctcataatctatttcaggtctctgtgagaatccttgtgcaacaagtcgGGCTTTATACCTCACGACTTCACCAttctcatttctcttcctcacaaagacccataTTTATCCCACTGGTTTAATATCATGAGGTGTTCAGATTATTGGACCAAACATACCTCTCTTTCTcagtgattctaactccacgtttatggcttctttccacTTAAGCCAATTTGATCTTTGCATGCATGCATATATAGACGTGGGTTCTTGATCCTCATtatccataagttcaagtgctacttCATAAGCAAATAAATCATCCATGTCAACATGTTTTATGTTCCACTGTTTCCTAGACAAGACATAATtcattgagatctcattattatatGCACCATCAGTACCAtgaatcttggcgtcccaagaatcaTTGTTTGGCACATCAGGGCCGACCACTTTAGTGGCATCAGGTCCGGCTATGTTTAAAACCGGGTTGGTCGCGGCCACATCACGGCTGTGTCTGGTGTCTTATGAACCTCGGTTGCACCATTCTTTATTTTCCGaggtttcttatctttggaacctattggtctaccacgtatCACACGCTggctagactctgtagcaacttgattgtgtccctcttgaacatcaattcttattggtgcattagcagcaggtatgtatgacttggtcacacttttcgggtcagcaaaggaatctggcaattgattagctagcttttgtaaatgtataatcttttgaacTTCAAGATCACAGACTTGAGTTCGAGGATCTTTCCAAGAaatggatgtttgattccatgaaatttcttttatcattttgctgctatctccccctaaggtcgGATGATCGGATTCATTAAAATGACAATCGgcatatctggccttaaacaaatcacccgtagttggctcaagatattttaaaatcgtGGGGGAATCAAATCcgacatatatccccatcctcttttgaggtcccatctttgttctctgtggtggagttATAGGAACATAAACGGCACAGCCgaatgtcttaagatgggatacgtctggctcatgacccgtaagtaatTGTAATGGGAAATACTTATGTTCACttgatggcctgatgcgtatgagCTCGGCCGCGTGAAAGACCGCATATCCCCACGCTGAGACCGGAAGTctcgacctcatgagtaatggtcgagctATGAGTTGTATGCGTTTTATAAATGACTCGGCCAAGCCGTTTTGTGTATGTACATgcgccacggagtgttccacacttacccccatggacatacagtagtcattaaacgcttgggaagtgaactcaccagcattatcaagacgtatagtctttaatggaaaatctggaaagtgtgctcgTAATCGAATTATCTGAGCAAGCAACCTGGCAAAGGTCAAGTTCCTGGTCGATAGGAGacagacatgcgaccatctaGTGGACGCATGTATGAGGACCATGAAATATCTAAACGTTCCACAAggtggatgtattggtccacagatgtctccttgaattctttccagaaagtttatagTCTCTTTAGTGACTttaactggtgatggcctagaaaAGAGTTTCCCTTGGGAACAAGCAACACAAGATAGGTGCTTAGGGATGACTCGTTTCTCTTTAAGGGAATGGTCATTCgagttcataatcagtttacGCATCATGGACGACACGGGATGACCCAGCCGGTCGTGCCACAAAATGAAGTTATCGATTGCCTCTTTATTAAAAATAGCATTAGCTTCAATCATACTGACTTTAGTGTGGTAAAGACCAGTAGATAGTGCGGGTATGCATTCTAGGACTTTCTTATTGCCATGGACGAGTTCAAAGATTTGAAGAGATTCTTTGTTTCCCTCGCCCTTGGTTTCAATATGAAAtccattcattcgaatgtctttaaaactTAATAGACTTCTCATAGAGTTGGGTGAATACAAGGCATCTGatatctcaagatgtgtacCCATAGGCAACAGGATACTAGCCTGGCCGTGTCCCTCTATGAGGCTGGCAATACCCGCAATGGTTCAGATGTTGGTGTTTTTAAGAGTTAGATTTATGAAGTATCTCTTATCTTTAAGAATCGTGTGGCTTGAGCCACTGTCCACAACGAGTACAGCCTTGTTCTCGTTCATTTCTAAAACTTAGAGACTTCATATATATAACGAaagcttttattttattatataggtCTTTAAAACaagtttaaataaaagacaacatagaatttaaaaacaccaaaacatagAAATCAGATTATAATGTCAAAATCACTTCAGTCTTTgagacaatctgaagtttcataatccataagatcgtccttgTCATGATCGAAGTCTTTTTCATTGTCTTGACAAACCATATGGGCTttaggattcttccctttcaaactttCTTGATAAAGCTCAACAAGATGCTTTGGAGTtctacaagtcttagcccaatgattgtccattccacatctatggcacactgatttacTTGATTTGGTCGAGTGTTGAGGTTTAAACGAAGATCCACGTCCACGACCATGGCCTCGTCCAAATGAGCCACGATCATGTCCATGATCTCGTCCATTTTGATTACCTCGTCCGCGGCCAGAGGAACCTCGGCCACGGCCATGTCCGAGCCAAcaggtctcatctcactgtttctcATTAATAACTCATTATTCTGCTCAGcaagcaagagacaagaaataagatcaGCATAGGTCTTAAAACCTTTCTCTctgtactgttgttgtaacatcacattgcttgtgtggaaagtggaaaaggttttctcaagcatatcctgatccgtaatactttcaccacacagtttcaactTTGAAAGGATCTTAAACATGGCCGAGTTGtactcgtccacggacttatagtcttggattcttAGATCCCTCCAATCAGATCGAGCCtttggtaagatcaccgttctctggtgatcatatcttgaTTTCAATTCGTTCCAAAGCTCTAGTGGATTCTCAGTGGTTAGGtattgatccttgagactctcagctagatgGTGACGAATGATCAAGGTGGCTCTGTAACGATCTTTCTCATTTGAGTTGTTgtcctcggtgatacattcaccgagaccTTTGGATTTCAATATGATCTTGGTATCAAGCGCCCACTGAAGGTAATTGTCTCCAGAGacatttagggcagcaaaatccaagttattgattttcgacatctgaaatcatagatAATATAGGTCTTTTAGAAATAAGgttttagttttaaaacattCAAGTAAAGCCTAATGGCCAAAGTATATGCCTTACGGCCAAGAAGAAGCCACACGGCCAAGTAGAAGCCACACAGCCAAGATTCAATTTAGGGTTAATGCATATAGTTTTAcatgtaattgcaatcctaaaGCGGTTGGTTTCTATCAATTCATGATTCAATCAAAACAAACAATCCAATCGGCCAAGTAATAgaacaagccacacggctatttAGTTCAATTCAACATCATCCCTATAATTAGATCTAAGttcaattgcaatcaatcagtAGTGATCAGGTTCGGATATGgatgcaacaaggccacacggccacggATGATGATCTAGAACAATATAACCTAGAATGTattaaggccacacggccacaatCTAATTCGATTTCAAAGTGATAAAAACTAGATCATTAGAGTTTTAACCAAGTCAAGCAATTCAGATTCAGGTTTAAACAATCCTAATCAATATTTTCTAGCTGATCAAACAAacaattaaatttcaaataattaaaaccgatttttcaatttagggttttagggatttcgaaacattgatctttgatcaaagagatttgatttgagatttaaaacctttaaggttatgattttaattgatcaatagatcaatctcgatttagggtttaggggatCGGACTTATTCGAGCTCCAATTTActcttttagggtttgatctattatcctagggttttattttagagattagtttttagggtttcaatctttacaaacaaTCCAAATTCAATTCCCATGTTCTTAGAATTAGGGTTACCTTTTGtttgcagattgtagaaacTAGACCACCAAGAGAACCTCGAACGGACGCGAGCTGAAACAAGCTGGAGTTGAAGTCGCGCGAGCTGATCGCTGTCCGGGATGCAAGCTGAGAATGGATGGAGCTGAGGCTGTGTTCGTCTAGTATCAGAAACACCTTAGGGCTGGGGCTGATCGGATGAACACGAGCTGGAATGCTTGCAAGAtcagattagggttcgtcgggttAAGGTTCAAGGTCGCTGGctaggttttaggtttaggagtttttcaattaggtttttaggctcagggtgtttaggaactatcgtgctgataacgtgttgtgaaacaatagatttagagctgaatgtttctgtctttcattaatgaataagtgttccctttatatagggattacaagataagtaaaaaggaagatattcaaaacctaaaccaactaAGATTAGGAAagactactaatacataatatggaaagattacaaataaAGGAAATCATAATCATACAAAGAAAAGGAAACATATGTATGTGGCCGCTTCTCTATCTCCTCAATAGGCCGActctttctcctctctctctcttgcggATGGGCCggtttatggaccgggccggtttaTGGACCGGGCCAGTTATAGACATCTATTAATTGATCTATAAGAACAAATttacttttcaaataataatactacctccgttcccgaaagtaaaatgttttaggtttttttcttgttccacaaagatagattttctatattgttaaagtAATTTTTTATACTATTGGAgaacattaattgaaaatatttgaattgattaaatttagttattgtaaagtgtataataaagtaaaacataaattaaattataaatatttattaaatttttagcgTGCATACTATGGGAAATTTCCGGAAATTCAAAAGGgaaattaagaaaaagaaagaaagtcgtctctctttctctcaataACCTTCCTAATCTTCCACCTTTTGAATTCAATAAATTCGACAACCCAATTTCACCCGTTTCCAGATTAGGGTTCCGACGATCTGCAGCTGCCGTCGTCGTGTATAGATCCAGTTTAGCGAGGTGGATCTGAGGAAACGTTTCGACCATGAGCGGGATGAGAGGTCTCTCCGTCTTCATAAGCGACATCCGAAATTGCCAGAACAAGGAAGCCGAGCGACTCCGCGTCGACAAGGAGCTCGGTAACATCCGTACATGCTTCAAAAACGACAAGGTTTTGGGCTCTTTTATTTCTccctagaaaataaaaatcttaaaatccATCTGTGTTTCGAGTTAGTTTTAGAGTTTGCTTGGCTTCTCTAGAATGCTCAGTGAAGAAGCATCATGTGTACATTTAGTTGATATGGGATCCAAGAAGATTCCAAAGTGTTTAATTTGGAAACTGAGTTGTGAGTGGGATGGATGGTTTCGAACCCGTGATTCATTTTAATGTTaacatctatatataattatgataatttatcatataagTCTTGGATGCTGTGAACAAAGTTTTGAATGAATtcattttcttctcttctcttgcaAGGAAGAAGTGCTTCTCTGGATAATTTGTGTAGATCATTAGTTTACTTTTATGCCCTAGTTATTTCATTAATTAGTGGGTTAGCATTTTGTTTTGCGACGTCCACTATCGGCTTgtgagttcttttttttttttttttttggatcagtCAAATTGGATAAGTATATGAATATATCACCCTCAGCTTACTTGTCCATTTTGCGgttcagatttgaagtgaatcACCATGCATTCGTGATTAAAATTTTCCAGCTATTTTCGTGTATGATAGGGCTTGACACcatataagaagaagaagtatgtgtggaaaatgctttatatacatatGCTCGGTTACGATGTTGATTTTGGTCATATGGAGGCGGTTTCTCTTATATCTGCGCCAAAGTATCCTGAAAAGCAGGTATACTCATTTGCCTATACCATTAACTATTGCTTTTTAGATAAGAAAAGGGAAATATGTAGTGTTACTTGTTAGACTAGGGAATATATTGTCTAGGTGGTAATTAAGCAAAATGTCAATCAGATATCGTAGAATTAGCTTAGATAATTTAAGAGCGACACTTGTGAATATTATTTCACGTGCATTAGCAGTTATATTATGTGATCAATGGTATCATGACAATCTTTTGCTCTCTCTGCAATCGCCATGTGTTTCTGATCTCCcagttttgttattttcatgCTTTTTTTTCTAACTGAGTGTCTGAGTTCAAATTTTCATCCATGGATATAGGTTGGTTACATTGTCACATCGTGCTTGCTCAATGAGAATCATGATTTTTTGAGGTTGGCAATAAATGCAGTCCGAAACGACATTATTGGACGGAATGAGACTTATCAATGCCTGGCATTGACTTTGGTAAGCCCTCTTTCATCCATTATATGTTGATGTCTTATCTTTCAGCTTATGATATGTAGTTTAGTATTTCAACAGAAGGTCATTGAGTATATTTTTGTGCATCATGCTTATTATTTCAGCCATCTTCGTCATTAAATGATGCTTGCTTTTGTACCGTACTGTGCTCAATTTCCTCTGTAGGTTGGAAATATTGGTGGACGAGAATTTGCAGAGTCGTTGGCACCTGATGTTCAAAAGTTACTAGTAAGTGACTTGGTAATGTTGCATGTTTTCCATATGAGTACGTAAGGGCATCTCCATCCCTActccatttttttctctaaagtGGAGTAAAAGTGATTATGGAATAAAGAATGCTCCAACCCAACCccatatctcactccataatgaagtttactccataaatggagtaatctatttttttttgttcatcactccattatagagtgggaaatggagtaggattggagcaattttactccattttcacttttactccattttggaggaaaaaatggtgttttacattggagatgctctaacagTTGAACTTATGGGCTTCTTTGCTTTATAGATTTCTGGCAGTTGCAGGCCTCTTGTAAGGAAAAAGGCTGCACTTTGCCTGCTACGGTTGTTCAGGAAAAATCCTGACGTCGTCAACGCTGATGGCTGGTGCGTATTAAATACTCTTTTATTTCAGTTTATAGATGTGTCTTTTATATTCTCGTCTTCGTATGCTTACAGGGCAGATCGTATGGCGCAACTGTTGGATGAACGTGATCTTGGTGTCTTGACATCTTCGATGAGTCTTCTTGTATCTTTGGTATCCAATGACTATGAGGGGTACTCGAGTTGTCTACCCAAATGTGTCAAAATATTAGAACGCCTTGCTAGGAATCAGGATGTTCCTCAGGAGTACACATACTATGGTATCCCATCTCCTTGGCTCCAGGTTTGTATTAACTCGCGTTACTGATTCTTGTTTACCTAGCTTTACCGCCTTACATTACCCTGGGCACTTCACATTTTAGCTGAAATAGTTTTTGAAATTGATGCTTGTACTTTTTTATTCGTGGTTCTTTAAGTGTTATCTTGGCTACTTACATGTCTTTTGGTTAGCATAGGTGAAAACGATGAGGGCTCTTCAGTATTTTCCAACAATTGAAGACCCCAGCACTAGAAGATCCCTTTTCGAGGTTCAATTTGTTCCAAAAAACTTGCttatattcatttaaaaaaatcagcCTCATAACATTTACTATGTAAATTTCAGGTCCTACAACGGATACTGATGGGGACAGATGTTGTTAAAAATGTGAACAAGAACAATGCGTCTCACGCTGTGCTCTTTGAAGCTCTATCTTTGGTAAGATTTCCAGGCAGATAATTAGCGCAAAGTTTATGCCATGAAATTCATTGATGCATTTTTCCTTTTTGCCCATCTCCTTGGCATGTCTCAACTCCTTTTTGCCAAGACATCTGAACCCAAAGCAGAATGCTGACTAGTGCATGGACGTTTTCCTTTTGATTCTGTTTATTAAGGAAATagctagttttaaatatttggtAAATGATTTACTTGCTTGTCTATCTTCCGTGTACCTTCTTTTTGCTTTCCTTTTAAATATACCCTATCCTTCACCGATTCACTGCTATTTTGCGTAAAAGTTTTTGTACTGTTTTGCTTAAACGTTTGATACTAAGTTGTTTATCATGAATATATGATTTTGAGTATTTTAACCTGTTAATATGTTGTTCTGCTATAGGTCATGCATCTCAATGCTGAGAAGGAAATGATGTCACAGTGTGTTGCTCTCCTAGGAAAATTTATTTCTGTACGTGAGCCCAACATCAGATATCTAGGCTTGGTGAGTTTTTATATACTGGTTTCCTGCTTGTAAAGCCGAGCTAGAACTCTGTGTACTGTTTGTGGTGGATCATCTATTAGTTGGCCATAATGATGCATTTCCTGCAACACTGCAGGAGAATATGACACGAATGCTGATGATCACAGATGCCCAGGATATCATAAAGAAGCACCAGCCTCAGATAATCACCTCTTTGAAGGACCCTGATATAAGGTTGATTCTATTTTCACTATATCAATATGAGCTAATGGTTGTGAACCGAGGCTCTCGTCTCTGTTGGTCAAATTTGCAGTTTGTTTAGCTAATTCAATCACGAACACTGGTTGTAGTTCATAACTTCCGTGGAATAGTGTCAATCGAAATTCAATTCGATTCGATTTGGGTTGTAGATATGCAACTTAAAACTAAATTGTGAATTTGTTTCCCTATAATCTTCAGTAAAGCAATATCTTCTTGACATATACTCCTGGTATCCTGTGTTAAATAGTTAttggtatatttatttatgttagcAATACTTATTGCGTAGTATAAGAACTATTAGACAGTACACTTTGTATGATATAAATCATCATTGTGACCATATTGAGTGAATACCAAACTTTAAACTTACGTTCGCAATTGAAACTGTCTTCCGCAATTTATAGTTGTAAATTTGTAAAgagttttaataattatatatgtacttgtatatatatctataaagagagagagatatccTACTTCCTTGTCATTTGATTCAATACTTTTCCCAtgtttgtttcatatttttgtatgcTGCTGACCAGGATTGCTTTCCTGCAGTATTCGGAGGCGAGCTCTTGATCTGCTTTATGGAATGTGTGATGTGTCAAATGCAAAGGGTATAGTCGAAGAGCTGTTACAGGTAATTTTTGTTAAGATTGATATTTCCTTTACCTATGGTTTTCTTTTTGCGTGAGATGTTTAATAGAAGTTCAATACGAAAAAATATATTGCAGTATCTTAGCACTGCTGAGTTTTCCATGCGTGAGGAGTTATCACTTAAAGCTGCTATTCTCGCTGAGAAATTTGCTCCTGATCTATCTTGGTAAGGATTCAATCTAATATGTAGATCACTTTGAGATGCACACAATAACATTATGATGCATTAACCAATCGTTATGATTCTCAACACGATAAATCTGATCAATCTTTTGCTACGGAACATGATTCCTGTGATGTTGATCAGGTATGTAGATGTGATCCTTCAGTTGATTGATAACGCGGGAGATTTTGTTAGTGATGACATTTGGTTTCGTGTGGTGCAATTTGTTACAAATAATGAAGACCTGCAGGTAATGAAGATTTGTTACAAGAAATCTGTTTTATATATTCGTTTTGTGGCATTCTTAACTTGCTTTAGAATTTCTTCAATGTGTCAGCCTTATGCAGCATCAAAAGTAAGAGAATATATGGACAAGATTGCGATACATGAGACAATGGTGAAGGTTCGTTGCCCTTAAATTTTAGAATTAGCTATTTCTATTGCAGAATGTGGTAACTTGTGATTCTTATATTCTCATTTTCGTAATGCTAGCTAAATTGCAACGCACAGTTTCTACATTTTCAAACTTTGAAACGATTCTTTACCATTTGAATGGTATGCGAATTTCAGAGTTTAGAGTAAGTTATATTTCAATACATCTTTCAGGTCAGTGCTTATATTTTGGGGGAGTATGGTCACCTTCTTGCTAGACGACCTGGATGTAGTGCAAGAGAGCTCTTTGGCATTTTACATGAGAAGCTTCCCACTGTATCGTAAGCAAACTTAAACGATGCATGgtgttttttctttcctttgggTAATTTTTATTTGCTGTACCTTAGCCACCGTTGTCATTTCTCAGGAGTCCAACCATTCCTCTTCTTCTCTCGACATATGCAAAGCTTCTTATGCACGCTCAACCTCCAGATATAGAATTGCAAAAGCAGATTTGGAATGTATTTAAGAAGTGAGAGTTCTGAACCTTGTTATTCATCCCAGGAGTTCTGGTTGTCATGTTATATGCTCTACTTTTTCTTATTAAAGTTTTATGTTGGCAGATATGAGAGTAGTATTGATGTGGAGATACAACAGCGAGCAGTTGAATATTTTGAATTGAGTAAAAAAGGGGCTGCCTTGATGGATGTATTGGCCGAGATGCCAAAATTTCCTGAGCGCCaggtttgttgttttgtttcctGGTGTTTAAACAGCTTAtctggtaatttttttttaggctTTCAATAATGGATGATGTGATGTTGAAAATTTTCGCCTTTCCATAGTCCTCATTGATAAAAAAGGTGGAAGATGTTGAAGATACTGCAGACCAGAGTGCGATCAAGCTTAGACCGCAACAGCTACCTTCAAATGCTTTGGTTTTGGCTGACCCACAGCCTGTTAATGGGACACCCCCGCCTTTGAAGGTTCCAAGCATAAGTGGAATCAAAGTGGGTATTTCCTCCAATTGGGTCCAAATAAAGGAGACATTTTCATGCGCTTTATGTTGATTCACCACATGTCTTCTGACGGTCCCTTTATCTTTGTTGTGTATGTAGCTGGACCACGAGTCAGCATCCCAGACTCAATCTCAGCCAAATGGCGATTTGAGTAAAGCACAGTCACAAATTCCATCAGCAGATCTCCTTGGCGAGATGGTCGATTCTCTGGCAATAGAGGCTCCGGCGGTAGACATGGGGAGCCACCAACGTGTTTACAGAGAGGAGGACGGAATTCCAGATGAAGTTGATGGCACAGC contains these protein-coding regions:
- the LOC106376428 gene encoding AP-2 complex subunit alpha-2 encodes the protein MSGMRGLSVFISDIRNCQNKEAERLRVDKELGNIRTCFKNDKGLTPYKKKKYVWKMLYIHMLGYDVDFGHMEAVSLISAPKYPEKQVGYIVTSCLLNENHDFLRLAINAVRNDIIGRNETYQCLALTLVGNIGGREFAESLAPDVQKLLISGSCRPLVRKKAALCLLRLFRKNPDVVNADGWADRMAQLLDERDLGVLTSSMSLLVSLVSNDYEGYSSCLPKCVKILERLARNQDVPQEYTYYGIPSPWLQVKTMRALQYFPTIEDPSTRRSLFEVLQRILMGTDVVKNVNKNNASHAVLFEALSLVMHLNAEKEMMSQCVALLGKFISVREPNIRYLGLENMTRMLMITDAQDIIKKHQPQIITSLKDPDISIRRRALDLLYGMCDVSNAKGIVEELLQYLSTAEFSMREELSLKAAILAEKFAPDLSWYVDVILQLIDNAGDFVSDDIWFRVVQFVTNNEDLQPYAASKVREYMDKIAIHETMVKVSAYILGEYGHLLARRPGCSARELFGILHEKLPTVSSPTIPLLLSTYAKLLMHAQPPDIELQKQIWNVFKKYESSIDVEIQQRAVEYFELSKKGAALMDVLAEMPKFPERQSSLIKKVEDVEDTADQSAIKLRPQQLPSNALVLADPQPVNGTPPPLKVPSISGIKLDHESASQTQSQPNGDLSKAQSQIPSADLLGEMVDSLAIEAPAVDMGSHQRVYREEDGIPDEVDGTAIVPIGDQANKVEPIGNITERFNALCLKDSGVLYEDPYIQIGVKAEWRGHHGRLVLFLGNKVTSPLTSVQALILPPAHLKLELSLVPDTIPPRAQVQCPLEVMNIRPSRDVAVLDFSYKFGTSMVSAKLRLPAVLNKFLQPLQLTSEEFFPQWRSLSGPPLKLQEVVRGVRPLSLPEMENLFNSFRVTICPGLDPNPNNLVASTTFYSENTRPMLCLARIETDPADRTQLRLTVASGDSTLTFELKEFIKEQLIAIPMGSRALVPAVPVPAAPLAQPPSPAVDANDPGAMLAGLL